In Longimicrobium sp., the following proteins share a genomic window:
- a CDS encoding zinc-binding dehydrogenase: MTVTDTITTTMKAARLVGPGELRLEEVPLPEPGPGQVRIRLEGCGVCASNLVPWGGAEWMRYPLEPGDLGHEGWGVVDAVGEGVEGIAVGQRVAALSYRSYAEYDLADAASVVPLPPELDGRPFPGEPLGCAMNIFRRSGVHAGQTVAVVGVGFLGALLVRLAKDAGARVIAVSRRPFSLDVAREMGADELVPMDDHWRIIERVKELTGGAFCERVIEAVGKQWPLDLAAEITKERGRLVVAGYHQDGPRQVNMQLWNWRGLDVVNAHERDPQVYLDGIRAAVDAVASGRLDPTPLYTHTFPLDRLGDALDATRDRPDGFLKALVVPG, encoded by the coding sequence ATGACGGTCACCGACACGATCACCACCACGATGAAGGCCGCGCGGCTCGTGGGCCCCGGCGAGCTGCGCCTCGAGGAGGTGCCGCTCCCCGAGCCCGGGCCGGGGCAGGTGCGCATCCGCCTGGAGGGGTGCGGCGTCTGCGCGTCGAACCTCGTGCCCTGGGGCGGCGCCGAGTGGATGCGCTACCCGCTGGAGCCCGGCGACCTGGGGCACGAGGGGTGGGGCGTGGTCGACGCGGTGGGCGAGGGCGTCGAGGGGATCGCCGTCGGGCAACGGGTGGCCGCGCTCTCCTACCGCTCCTACGCCGAGTACGACCTGGCCGACGCGGCGAGCGTGGTCCCCCTGCCGCCGGAGCTGGACGGGCGGCCCTTCCCCGGCGAGCCGCTGGGGTGCGCGATGAACATCTTCCGCAGGAGCGGCGTCCACGCCGGGCAGACGGTGGCCGTGGTGGGCGTCGGCTTCCTGGGCGCGCTCCTCGTCCGGCTGGCGAAGGACGCCGGCGCGCGGGTGATCGCCGTCTCGCGCCGCCCCTTCTCGCTGGACGTGGCGCGCGAGATGGGCGCCGACGAGCTGGTGCCGATGGACGACCACTGGCGGATCATCGAGCGGGTGAAGGAGCTGACCGGCGGCGCCTTCTGCGAGCGGGTGATCGAGGCGGTGGGGAAGCAGTGGCCGCTGGACCTGGCGGCGGAGATCACGAAGGAGCGGGGGCGGCTGGTGGTCGCGGGCTACCACCAGGACGGGCCGCGCCAGGTGAACATGCAGCTCTGGAACTGGCGCGGGCTCGATGTGGTCAACGCCCACGAGCGCGACCCGCAGGTCTACCTGGACGGCATCCGCGCCGCCGTGGACGCCGTCGCCTCGGGGCGCCTGGATCCCACGCCGCTCTACACGCACACCTTCCCGCTCGACCGCCTGGGCGACGCGCTGGACGCCACGCGGGACCGGCCGGACGGGTTCCTGAAGGCGCTGGTGGTGCCGGGGTGA